In the Maribacter sp. MJ134 genome, one interval contains:
- a CDS encoding very short patch repair endonuclease, with translation MSKPYAEERIKVPRFNEESGFYTTPQRSKIMSKIRGKNTKPELAFRKALYAAGYRYRIDYKKLIGKPDIALPKYKTVIFIDGDYWHGKDWELRKPKIKTNSAFWVAKFERNIQRDKEVNLALAEKGYTVFRFWESEIKKDIGACLQKVIVHLNSMHTR, from the coding sequence ATGTCCAAACCATACGCTGAAGAACGTATCAAGGTACCTCGTTTTAATGAGGAATCCGGCTTTTATACGACACCTCAACGCTCTAAAATAATGAGCAAAATTAGAGGCAAGAACACCAAGCCGGAACTTGCATTTAGGAAAGCGCTCTACGCGGCAGGTTATCGCTATAGGATTGACTACAAAAAGCTTATAGGAAAACCGGACATTGCACTACCCAAATATAAAACAGTAATCTTTATTGATGGTGATTATTGGCATGGAAAGGATTGGGAGCTAAGAAAGCCTAAAATTAAAACCAACAGCGCATTTTGGGTTGCCAAATTTGAACGCAACATACAGCGTGATAAAGAAGTAAATCTAGCCCTAGCGGAAAAAGGGTACACCGTTTTCCGGTTTTGGGAATCAGAGATTAAAAAAGATATAGGGGCTTGTCTTCAAAAGGTAATCGTCCACCTAAATTCCATGCATACGCGATAA
- a CDS encoding type 1 glutamine amidotransferase domain-containing protein translates to MKRIAILATNGFEESELKSPKEAMENAGFQVDIVSPENEEIKGWANGNWSDTYKVDKTLNDVKAEDYNALVLPGGVINPDKLRRNDEALLFVRDFFKMKKPVAAICHAPQILISADVVKGRKMTSFSSIKDDLVNAGAKWIDQEVVVDEGFVTSRNPNDLPAFNSKLIEEIKEGKHEEQHA, encoded by the coding sequence ATGAAGAGGATTGCAATTTTAGCAACAAATGGATTTGAAGAAAGTGAATTAAAATCACCCAAAGAAGCGATGGAAAATGCCGGATTTCAGGTAGATATCGTAAGCCCGGAAAACGAAGAAATCAAAGGATGGGCAAATGGAAACTGGTCCGATACCTACAAGGTAGACAAAACATTGAATGACGTTAAAGCAGAAGATTATAATGCCCTAGTCTTACCGGGCGGAGTGATTAATCCGGATAAACTGAGAAGGAACGACGAAGCCCTACTATTCGTGAGGGATTTCTTTAAAATGAAGAAACCGGTTGCGGCCATCTGTCACGCTCCGCAAATTTTAATTAGTGCAGACGTGGTCAAGGGAAGAAAAATGACATCGTTCAGTTCTATTAAGGACGACTTAGTAAATGCTGGGGCAAAGTGGATAGACCAAGAGGTAGTTGTAGACGAAGGATTCGTAACCAGCAGAAATCCGAACGATTTACCAGCTTTCAATTCAAAGTTGATTGAAGAGATAAAAGAAGGAAAGCACGAAGAACAACATGCGTAG
- a CDS encoding methionine aminotransferase produces MQTNKLQFNSKLPKVETTIFTTVGNLARKHDAIDLSQGFPNFKADQELMQLVAQAMQDGHNQYAPMPGYFGLREVISQKMDSLHEAYYHPESEITVTVGATQAIFTAITAFINQGDEVIVLKPAYDCYEPAIELNGGIPIHLELKAPEYAVDWVAFKALLTSKTKMVVINTPHNPSGRIFSKADMLQLQALLRDTDIILISDEVYEHIIFDGAEHESVARFEGLASRSFICASFGKTFHVTGWKMGYCAAPAPLMKEFRKVHQFNVFSVDHPTQRAMAKYLKHKIHYTDLNAFYQQKRDFFLKGVTSSKFLFKPTMGTYFQLLDYSQITDEADEDFAKRLITDYKIASIPISSFNVDNRDDKVLRFCFAKKPETLTKALTVLNRL; encoded by the coding sequence GTGCAAACCAATAAATTACAATTCAATTCTAAATTGCCTAAGGTTGAAACCACCATTTTTACAACGGTGGGTAACTTAGCAAGAAAGCATGATGCCATTGACCTATCCCAAGGCTTTCCAAATTTCAAGGCCGACCAAGAACTCATGCAATTGGTGGCGCAAGCCATGCAAGATGGGCATAACCAATACGCCCCAATGCCAGGCTATTTTGGATTGCGCGAGGTTATCTCCCAAAAGATGGATAGCTTACACGAGGCTTACTACCATCCCGAATCAGAAATTACGGTAACCGTTGGTGCTACACAGGCTATTTTTACGGCTATAACGGCATTCATAAACCAAGGTGATGAAGTAATCGTCTTAAAACCGGCCTATGATTGTTATGAACCGGCTATTGAACTCAATGGAGGTATTCCCATACACCTAGAACTTAAAGCTCCAGAATATGCGGTAGATTGGGTCGCCTTTAAAGCATTGCTTACGTCCAAAACCAAAATGGTAGTTATTAACACACCGCACAATCCTAGTGGTCGTATATTTTCGAAAGCGGATATGCTGCAATTACAAGCCTTGTTGCGTGATACCGATATTATCTTAATTAGTGATGAGGTATATGAGCACATCATCTTTGATGGTGCTGAGCATGAAAGCGTTGCAAGGTTTGAGGGTTTGGCTTCGCGCAGTTTTATTTGTGCTTCCTTTGGAAAAACTTTTCATGTCACCGGATGGAAAATGGGCTATTGCGCAGCTCCAGCCCCTTTAATGAAAGAGTTTAGAAAAGTACATCAGTTTAACGTATTCAGTGTAGACCATCCTACCCAACGTGCCATGGCCAAATATCTAAAACATAAAATTCATTACACAGACCTGAATGCTTTTTATCAGCAAAAGAGAGATTTCTTTTTAAAGGGTGTAACCAGTTCCAAGTTTCTTTTTAAACCGACCATGGGCACTTATTTTCAATTATTGGATTATAGTCAAATCACAGATGAAGCGGACGAGGATTTTGCTAAAAGGTTAATCACGGACTATAAAATAGCCAGCATTCCTATTTCGTCCTTTAATGTGGACAATAGGGACGACAAGGTACTACGGTTCTGTTTTGCCAAAAAGCCAGAAACCCTGACTAAAGCCTTGACCGTTCTTAACCGACTTTAA
- a CDS encoding serine hydrolase domain-containing protein, protein MKYLILFTLLLFGATAITAQEYYFPDKNLAWEQKDPKAFKVDGSKLNEAVSFAESNEYSGSRDLRIAILKGFEREPYHKILGPTKKRGGPAGMILKNGYVIAQWGDTKRVDMTFSVTKSFLSTMAGLAVDKGIISNTNDKVGGYIWDGTFDGAHNSKITWEHLLQQNSAWWGALWGAKDWADRPPKEGNVDDWKFALPKEPGTVMEYNDVRVNVLAYALTHVWRKPMPQVLKENIMDHIGASSTWRWYGYDHAWTEIDGINMKSVTGGGHSGAGLFINTEDMARFGLLFLNNGKWKNQSIISNEWIEQAITPPPQTPIMAICGGLIKKGIGTGKVFRKTSITLQDLAGILSS, encoded by the coding sequence ATGAAATACCTCATTCTATTTACACTACTACTTTTTGGAGCAACCGCAATAACGGCACAAGAATACTATTTTCCGGATAAAAATTTGGCTTGGGAACAAAAGGACCCGAAAGCGTTTAAAGTGGACGGTTCCAAACTTAATGAGGCTGTATCGTTTGCGGAGTCTAACGAATACTCCGGTTCGCGAGATTTACGTATCGCTATTCTTAAGGGTTTTGAACGAGAACCTTATCATAAGATTTTGGGTCCTACGAAAAAAAGAGGCGGACCTGCGGGAATGATCCTTAAAAACGGATATGTTATTGCCCAGTGGGGAGATACCAAAAGGGTAGACATGACCTTTAGTGTCACCAAGAGTTTTTTGAGTACTATGGCAGGCTTGGCGGTTGATAAAGGAATCATTTCCAATACCAATGATAAAGTTGGAGGTTATATTTGGGATGGAACCTTTGATGGTGCCCATAACTCAAAGATTACCTGGGAGCATTTACTACAGCAAAATTCAGCTTGGTGGGGAGCGCTTTGGGGAGCTAAGGATTGGGCCGACCGACCACCAAAGGAGGGTAATGTAGATGATTGGAAATTTGCACTTCCCAAAGAACCGGGAACCGTAATGGAATATAACGATGTTCGAGTCAATGTTTTGGCATATGCCCTTACTCATGTGTGGCGTAAGCCCATGCCACAGGTTCTCAAGGAAAATATTATGGACCATATCGGTGCTTCTTCAACTTGGCGGTGGTACGGTTATGACCATGCTTGGACAGAAATCGATGGAATAAACATGAAATCCGTAACGGGTGGCGGTCATTCTGGCGCAGGCCTATTCATAAATACCGAAGACATGGCCCGTTTTGGACTTTTGTTCTTGAACAATGGCAAATGGAAAAATCAATCCATAATTAGCAACGAGTGGATTGAACAGGCCATTACGCCTCCGCCCCAAACCCCAATTATGGCTATATGTGGTGGCTTAATAAAAAAGGGGATAGGCACTGGGAAGGTCTTTCGGAAAACATCTATTACGCTGCAGGATTTGGCGGGAATTTTATCGTCGTAG
- a CDS encoding GNAT family N-acetyltransferase has translation MAKKTFSEAFAADNDPEDFENYMKVAFSNERLMAEFQNPNTTFYFAYLKKVRIGYFKLNTNDAQSDLKLEESMELERIYVVREYQGNGYGAMILNKAKQLMAEAGKSFLWLGVWERNIKAIKFYEKHGFKKFGTHPYFIGSDKQTDWLMRFDLINLRTS, from the coding sequence ATGGCAAAAAAGACGTTTTCTGAAGCTTTCGCAGCAGATAACGACCCAGAGGATTTTGAGAACTATATGAAAGTGGCTTTTAGTAATGAAAGGCTCATGGCAGAATTTCAAAATCCAAATACTACATTTTATTTCGCCTACCTAAAGAAGGTTAGAATTGGGTATTTCAAGTTGAATACTAATGATGCCCAGTCTGATTTGAAACTGGAGGAAAGTATGGAATTGGAACGCATCTATGTGGTGCGCGAATATCAGGGCAATGGATATGGAGCAATGATCCTTAATAAGGCAAAACAGTTAATGGCCGAAGCCGGTAAATCCTTTTTATGGCTAGGTGTCTGGGAAAGAAATATAAAGGCGATTAAATTTTACGAAAAACATGGCTTTAAGAAGTTCGGGACGCATCCTTATTTTATTGGTTCGGATAAACAAACGGATTGGTTAATGCGTTTTGATTTGATTAACTTAAGGACCTCATAA